The Ascaphus truei isolate aAscTru1 chromosome 3, aAscTru1.hap1, whole genome shotgun sequence genome includes a region encoding these proteins:
- the COPZ1 gene encoding coatomer subunit zeta-1 isoform X2, whose protein sequence is MDALLLDPSLYTVKAVLILDNDGERLFAKYYDETYPSVKEQKAFEKNIFNKTHRTDSEIALLEGLTVVYKSSIDLYFYVIGSSHENELMLMAVLNCLFDSLSQMLRKNVEKRTLLENMEGLFLAVDEIIDGGVILESDPQQVVHRVALRGDDVPLTEQTVSQVLQSAKEQIKWSLLR, encoded by the exons ATGGACGCGCTGCTGTTG GACCCCTCTCTATATACAGTGAAAGCTGTCCTAATCCTAGACAACGATGGAGAGCGACTTTTTGCCAAG TACTATGATGAGACGTATCCATCGGTGAAGGAGCAGAAGGCTTTTGAGAAGAACATCTTCAACAAAACCCATCGGACAGACA GTGAGATTGCTCTGCTGGAGGGGCTGACCGTTGTGTATAAAAGCAGTATTGATCTGTACTTCTACGTCATTGGAAGCTCACATGAAAATGAG CTCATGTTGATGGCCGTTCTGAATTGTCTCTTCGACTCCTTAAGCCAGATGCTGCG AAAAAACGTGGAAAAGCGAACGTTGCTTGAGAACATGGAAGGGCTGTTCCTGGCAGTTGATGAGATCATAGATGGCGG TGTAATTCTGGAGAGTGACCCTCAGCAAGTTGTTCATCGTGTGGCCCTGAGG GGTGATGATGTCCCTCTCACGGAACAGACAGTGTCTCAG
- the COPZ1 gene encoding coatomer subunit zeta-1 isoform X1: protein MTGRIGAGSRCSSSSHPVGLRSMSRDPSLYTVKAVLILDNDGERLFAKYYDETYPSVKEQKAFEKNIFNKTHRTDSEIALLEGLTVVYKSSIDLYFYVIGSSHENELMLMAVLNCLFDSLSQMLRKNVEKRTLLENMEGLFLAVDEIIDGGVILESDPQQVVHRVALRGDDVPLTEQTVSQVLQSAKEQIKWSLLR, encoded by the exons ATGACTGGCAGGATTGGGGCAGGGAGCAGGTGCTCCTCCTCGAGTCACCCCGTGGGGCTCCGGAGTATGTCGCGG GACCCCTCTCTATATACAGTGAAAGCTGTCCTAATCCTAGACAACGATGGAGAGCGACTTTTTGCCAAG TACTATGATGAGACGTATCCATCGGTGAAGGAGCAGAAGGCTTTTGAGAAGAACATCTTCAACAAAACCCATCGGACAGACA GTGAGATTGCTCTGCTGGAGGGGCTGACCGTTGTGTATAAAAGCAGTATTGATCTGTACTTCTACGTCATTGGAAGCTCACATGAAAATGAG CTCATGTTGATGGCCGTTCTGAATTGTCTCTTCGACTCCTTAAGCCAGATGCTGCG AAAAAACGTGGAAAAGCGAACGTTGCTTGAGAACATGGAAGGGCTGTTCCTGGCAGTTGATGAGATCATAGATGGCGG TGTAATTCTGGAGAGTGACCCTCAGCAAGTTGTTCATCGTGTGGCCCTGAGG GGTGATGATGTCCCTCTCACGGAACAGACAGTGTCTCAG